One genomic segment of Borrelia miyamotoi includes these proteins:
- a CDS encoding V-type ATP synthase subunit A encodes METRGKVVGVIGNLVTIEVVGTVYMNEIVFIKTDGHSLKAEIIRIRDGEVDAQVFEMTRGIAVGDDIEFTGRLLTVELGPGLLSQVYDGLQNPLPALAAQCGFFLDRGVYLSALDRTKKWNFIATAKVGDILIAGDYLGFVVEGTINHQIMIPFYRKDSYKILEIVSDGSYTVDDKIAVIENDSGKRHIITMSFHWPVKIPITNYKDRLIPNEPMVTQTRIIDTFFPVAKGGTFCIPGPFGAGKTVLQQVTSRNANVDIVIIAACGERAGEVVETLKEFPELIDPKTGKSLIERTCIICNTSSMPVAAREASVYTAITIAEYYRQMGLDILLLADSTSRWAQAMREMSGRLEEIPGEEAFPAYLESVIASFYERAGIVVLNNGNIGSVTVGGSVSPAGGNFEEPVTQATLKVVGAFHGLTRERSDARKFPAINPLESWSKYRGVIDFEKTEYARSFLVKGSEVNQMMKVVGEEGISNGDFLVYLKAELLDACYLQQNSFDSIDAAVSLERQNYMFDILYDILQSDFKFENKLEARSFMNELRQNILDMNLSPFKEEKFSKLEITLKNLVRSKKLDFRGA; translated from the coding sequence ATGGAAACTAGAGGAAAAGTAGTAGGGGTTATTGGAAATTTGGTTACTATTGAAGTAGTTGGTACAGTTTACATGAATGAGATTGTTTTTATTAAAACCGATGGTCATAGTTTAAAAGCTGAAATAATTCGTATTAGAGATGGGGAAGTTGATGCTCAAGTTTTTGAAATGACTAGAGGAATTGCTGTTGGAGATGATATTGAGTTTACAGGTAGACTTTTAACAGTTGAACTTGGTCCTGGTCTTTTAAGCCAGGTGTACGATGGTCTTCAAAATCCGTTGCCAGCACTTGCTGCTCAATGTGGTTTTTTTTTGGATAGAGGAGTGTATTTAAGTGCGCTTGACAGAACTAAAAAATGGAATTTTATTGCAACTGCTAAAGTTGGAGATATCCTGATTGCAGGAGATTATCTTGGGTTTGTTGTTGAGGGTACGATTAATCATCAGATTATGATTCCATTTTATAGAAAAGATTCTTACAAGATTTTGGAAATCGTTAGTGATGGTAGTTATACTGTAGATGATAAAATTGCTGTGATTGAGAATGATTCTGGGAAAAGACATATTATTACTATGTCTTTTCATTGGCCTGTTAAAATTCCAATTACTAATTATAAAGATAGACTTATTCCTAATGAGCCTATGGTAACTCAAACAAGAATCATAGATACGTTTTTTCCAGTTGCGAAGGGTGGTACATTTTGTATTCCTGGGCCTTTTGGTGCTGGGAAAACAGTGCTTCAGCAAGTTACAAGTCGTAATGCTAATGTTGATATTGTAATTATTGCTGCTTGTGGTGAGCGTGCAGGTGAAGTGGTAGAAACTCTTAAAGAATTTCCTGAACTTATAGATCCAAAGACAGGTAAGTCATTAATAGAAAGGACATGTATTATTTGCAATACATCTTCTATGCCAGTTGCTGCCCGTGAAGCTTCCGTTTATACAGCCATTACTATTGCTGAATATTATAGACAAATGGGTCTTGATATACTTTTACTAGCCGATTCGACTTCAAGATGGGCTCAAGCTATGAGAGAAATGTCTGGTCGCCTTGAGGAAATACCGGGTGAGGAGGCATTTCCTGCTTATCTTGAGTCTGTTATTGCATCGTTTTATGAAAGGGCTGGCATAGTCGTTTTAAATAATGGTAATATTGGTTCTGTGACTGTGGGTGGGTCTGTGAGTCCTGCTGGAGGTAATTTTGAAGAACCAGTAACTCAAGCAACTTTAAAGGTTGTAGGAGCATTTCATGGGCTTACAAGGGAGAGATCAGATGCTAGAAAATTTCCAGCCATTAATCCACTTGAATCTTGGAGTAAATATAGAGGGGTTATTGATTTTGAGAAAACAGAATATGCAAGATCATTTTTAGTAAAGGGGAGTGAGGTGAATCAGATGATGAAGGTTGTTGGAGAGGAAGGGATAAGTAATGGTGACTTTTTAGTTTATTTAAAAGCCGAGCTTTTGGATGCATGTTATTTGCAACAAAATTCATTTGATAGTATTGATGCAGCTGTAAGTCTTGAGCGTCAAAATTATATGTTTGATATACTTTATGATATTTTGCAGTCAGATTTTAAATTTGAGAACAAATTGGAAGCAAGAAGTTTTATGAATGAATTAAGGCAAAATATTTTGGATATGAATCTTAGTCCCTTTAAGGAAGAAAAGTTTAGTAAATTAGAAATTACTTTAAAGAATTTAGTACGTTCTAAGAAGTTGGATTTTAGAGGTGCATAA
- a CDS encoding DUF2764 family protein: protein MLSPYYYVMSSLPYLDFKIGKVLSVENFFDRVELALKKEDFLFLKNLSESRFTRGNSKVIDQFLEFEEIIKYTLAYIRADKLGRSRDVYLESAYFSSYYLGILKSLCLNKNPFEVELGLDMLKWQFLTYLEVGNEFNFEQLVIYFLKLVLVSRRSLFIKEIGEKNFDDVCQELSMEINKTFEGNLNGN, encoded by the coding sequence ATGTTGAGTCCTTATTATTATGTTATGTCATCATTACCTTATCTTGATTTCAAAATAGGCAAGGTGTTAAGTGTAGAAAATTTTTTTGATAGAGTTGAGCTTGCTTTAAAAAAGGAAGATTTCCTTTTTTTAAAAAATTTATCAGAATCTAGATTTACTAGAGGGAATTCAAAGGTAATTGATCAGTTTCTTGAATTTGAAGAAATAATAAAGTATACGCTTGCATATATTAGAGCTGATAAGTTAGGGCGCTCAAGAGATGTTTATTTAGAGTCAGCTTATTTTTCTAGTTATTATTTAGGAATTTTGAAGTCCCTTTGTCTTAATAAAAATCCTTTTGAGGTAGAATTAGGACTTGATATGTTGAAATGGCAATTTTTAACATATCTTGAAGTGGGAAATGAGTTTAATTTTGAACAGTTAGTAATTTATTTTTTGAAATTGGTATTGGTTTCAAGAAGAAGTCTATTTATAAAGGAGATAGGCGAGAAGAATTTTGATGACGTTTGTCAAGAATTAAGCATGGAAATAAATAAAACTTTTGAAGGAAATTTGAATGGAAACTAG